A single region of the Arthrobacter sp. V1I7 genome encodes:
- a CDS encoding SDR family NAD(P)-dependent oxidoreductase: protein MSELQGLVAIVTGGSSGIGDAIVGRFQALGADVAVLDRHPTRSTRGAFPAVCDVSDDGSVRAAVGSVLAQFGRLDIVVNNAGIGAQGTVADNPDDEWHRVWDVNVVGMVRVSRAALPALRESPSAAIVNMCSVAATAGLPQRALYSATKGAVLSLTQAMAADHLREGIRVNCVNPGTTDTPWVSRLLEAAPDAAAERAALEARQPHGRLVSADEVAGAVVYLVSPLSGSTTGASISVDGGMQAVRLRPAPR, encoded by the coding sequence ATGAGCGAGTTGCAGGGCCTGGTGGCCATCGTGACGGGAGGGTCATCCGGCATTGGCGACGCGATCGTCGGCAGGTTCCAGGCCTTGGGCGCTGACGTCGCGGTGCTGGACCGTCATCCGACCAGATCAACGCGGGGCGCCTTCCCCGCGGTCTGCGACGTGAGCGATGACGGCTCCGTCCGTGCCGCCGTCGGCTCCGTCTTGGCGCAGTTCGGCCGGCTGGACATAGTGGTGAACAACGCAGGCATCGGTGCCCAGGGCACCGTAGCGGACAACCCCGACGACGAATGGCACCGGGTGTGGGACGTCAACGTCGTGGGCATGGTGCGCGTCAGCCGGGCTGCGCTTCCGGCGCTGCGGGAGTCGCCATCGGCCGCCATCGTGAACATGTGCTCGGTTGCCGCTACGGCCGGTCTCCCGCAACGGGCTCTGTACTCAGCCACCAAAGGTGCGGTGCTGTCGCTGACCCAAGCCATGGCGGCGGACCACCTCCGTGAAGGCATCAGGGTGAACTGCGTCAATCCCGGGACGACTGACACTCCATGGGTCTCCCGCCTGTTGGAGGCGGCCCCAGACGCGGCTGCGGAACGCGCCGCCCTTGAAGCCCGCCAGCCTCATGGCCGGCTGGTTTCCGCGGACGAGGTGGCGGGCGCCGTTGTCTACCTCGTAAGCCCCCTCTCCGGGTCCACGACCGGCGCGTCCATATCCGTCGACGGCGGTATGCAGGCGGTGCGCCTACGCCCGGCACCGCGGTGA
- a CDS encoding carbohydrate kinase: MQYLESTGPSRQFLDVVVVGEALIDVVTSPRGTSEYPGGSPANVAYGLGRLGVNTGLLTAIGDDERGAAIERHLHSAGVTLLPGSHSLGRTASATATLAPDGSASYDFDISWALEPVATAYVPKVLHTGSIATFLAPGADAVKSLLQQCRHECTVTYDPNIRPALLGSHAQAKSIFEDLVHLTDVVKLSEEDAQWLYPRKHLDDTAAHLLGLGADLAVITKGSQGSLLAAAATRLNIPSVESGVADTIGAGDSYMAALILGLLTHGADGLAPAVLEQLGRTAAMAAAITVRRPGANPPTLEELRAHLQPAS, encoded by the coding sequence ATGCAGTATCTCGAGTCCACTGGACCGTCCCGGCAGTTCCTGGACGTCGTCGTTGTCGGCGAAGCGCTCATCGACGTCGTCACCTCGCCCCGGGGTACTAGTGAATACCCCGGCGGGTCACCCGCAAACGTCGCCTATGGGCTTGGCCGGCTCGGCGTCAACACCGGGCTGTTGACCGCCATTGGCGACGACGAGCGCGGCGCGGCCATCGAGCGGCACCTGCACAGTGCCGGCGTGACGCTCCTGCCCGGCTCACACTCCCTGGGAAGGACCGCGTCTGCGACGGCGACGCTCGCTCCGGACGGGTCTGCCAGCTACGACTTCGACATTTCATGGGCACTGGAACCGGTCGCTACCGCCTACGTCCCTAAGGTCCTTCACACCGGTTCGATCGCCACTTTTCTTGCACCGGGCGCGGACGCGGTCAAATCCCTCCTGCAGCAATGCCGCCACGAATGTACGGTCACCTATGACCCCAATATCAGACCCGCCCTACTGGGCAGCCACGCCCAAGCCAAGTCCATTTTCGAAGATCTGGTTCACCTGACCGACGTCGTCAAACTCAGCGAAGAGGACGCACAGTGGCTCTACCCCAGGAAGCACTTAGATGACACCGCCGCGCACCTCCTGGGGCTGGGCGCCGACCTGGCAGTCATCACCAAAGGCTCACAGGGTTCACTGCTCGCCGCAGCTGCGACACGGCTGAACATCCCATCAGTAGAATCCGGGGTCGCTGACACGATCGGCGCCGGCGACTCGTACATGGCAGCCCTGATATTGGGACTCCTCACCCATGGGGCTGATGGCCTCGCGCCTGCTGTTCTGGAACAGCTGGGGCGCACGGCTGCCATGGCGGCCGCCATCACCGTGCGGCGCCCGGGCGCAAATCCTCCGACTTTAGAGGAACTCCGGGCCCATCTGCAGCCCGCGTCATAG
- a CDS encoding aldo/keto reductase, whose product MATACIRQAVDLGITTFDTADAYASTRAEQILGWSVKPTATTT is encoded by the coding sequence ATGGCCACGGCCTGCATCCGGCAGGCCGTGGATCTGGGCATTACCACCTTCGACACCGCCGACGCCTACGCGAGCACCCGCGCAGAGCAAATCCTGGGTTGGAGCGTTAAGCCCACCGCTACGACTACGTGA
- a CDS encoding bifunctional RecB family nuclease/DEAD/DEAH box helicase has protein sequence MFFLEPEVPGSGPDLVFSASDLVIAASCEYQLLRKLDERLGRSPRPDFGVDEMLEHAARLGDVHERKVLDAFVKEFGLWDPLSRRGVYDVVPAQRMDRATLLAKHHESIEALRSGADVVFQAAFFDGRFHGRSDFLVRQADGSYAVFDTKLARHAKVTALLQLAAYGDQLLQAGITPDPAVTLVLGATVPLPGGGFDYVRSHHKLAEILPVFRERRERFLALTSAHVAQPGTVRWGEAGITACGRCDYCQEMVKATDDLLLVARMNSAQRKALRASGISTVQELAQAALPDASAALRRLQEQARMQSGLGGADGGVRYVKDGEEHSLRYAVIPENSLAELPVPSEGDIFFDFEGDPLWQESATGVWGLEYLFGVIEAPTKAGAHGVFKPFWAHSREAEKQAFLDFLAYVEKRRQEYPDMHVYHYAAYEKTALRKLSVMHVAGEDTVDQWLRDGLLVDLYQTVRNSIRISENSYSIKKLEPLYMGQNLRSGEVKDAGASVVAYAHYCEARDNGRPAEADKILAGISDYNEYDCLSTLELRNWLLGLAQDRGISAGGQGGRAGAGGQVGRAGADVSPSAGTSTGSDHEDRGTDVALSPAELALTEFAAPGTGLPEDDRKAVAMLAAAVSYHRRERKAFWWAHFDRCEQGPDTHVRDRNVFLVESAEILDGWRQEGTKLPERRVKLTGTVSPGSDLRVGSKWFRMYDRPLPAGLEGTGKDGTGRNGWFGTEVLELGHEDGSDTVIIRDRLHRKVSPHNDLPIALTEDQPLATKSLEDSLASLADKVAAGLGSSVIPRHPALDLVRRLPPRLVTGHSLPQPGAGPDRFIDVITEAVLHLDHSYLAVQGPPGTGKTHVGSHVIARLVARGWKVGVVGQSHAVVENLLKTAVTSAGIDPSIVAKEVKHADPIPWEQRTAKDVARLLGSPGGALVGGTAWTMTGANVPAGSLDLLVIDEAGQFSLANTLAVAQASSRLLLLGDPQQLPQVSQGSHPEPVDESALGWISAGHATLPPELGYFLADSWRMTSALCRAVSELSYEGQLRSAPAAELRRLDGVSAGIETVLVEHSGNITSSPEEASEVVRQVRRHLGLQWHTEQGSRPLGADDILVVAAYNAQVNVIRDALEVAALSGVRVGTVDKFQGQEAAVVIVSMACSAVAEAPRGMEFLLSRNRINVAVSRGQWRAVIVRATELTNYLPAHPEGMEQLGGFIGLCQRSVAS, from the coding sequence GTGTTTTTTCTTGAACCGGAGGTGCCGGGCTCCGGACCGGATCTGGTCTTTTCCGCGAGCGACCTGGTGATCGCGGCCAGCTGCGAGTACCAGCTGCTCCGGAAACTCGACGAGCGGCTGGGCCGCTCCCCCAGACCGGATTTCGGCGTCGACGAGATGCTTGAGCACGCGGCCAGGCTGGGCGACGTCCACGAGCGCAAAGTCCTGGACGCTTTCGTCAAGGAGTTCGGGCTGTGGGATCCCTTGTCCCGGCGGGGCGTGTACGACGTCGTCCCGGCCCAGCGCATGGACCGCGCCACCCTGCTGGCGAAGCACCATGAGTCCATTGAAGCGCTGCGGTCAGGAGCGGACGTCGTGTTCCAGGCGGCCTTCTTTGACGGCCGGTTCCATGGGCGCTCCGACTTCCTGGTGCGACAGGCTGATGGAAGCTATGCCGTGTTCGACACCAAGCTGGCCCGCCACGCGAAGGTGACGGCCCTGCTCCAGCTGGCCGCCTACGGTGACCAGCTCCTCCAGGCCGGGATCACCCCCGACCCTGCCGTGACACTGGTCCTCGGAGCCACCGTTCCACTGCCGGGCGGCGGTTTCGACTACGTCCGCAGCCACCACAAACTCGCCGAAATCCTGCCGGTGTTCCGCGAACGCCGGGAGCGCTTCCTCGCCCTGACCTCCGCGCACGTCGCGCAGCCCGGCACCGTCCGCTGGGGCGAAGCGGGCATCACCGCCTGCGGCCGCTGCGACTACTGCCAGGAGATGGTCAAGGCCACGGACGATCTGCTCCTGGTGGCCCGGATGAACTCCGCGCAACGCAAGGCCCTCCGCGCATCAGGCATCTCCACCGTTCAGGAACTGGCTCAGGCCGCTCTCCCGGATGCGAGCGCCGCCCTCCGGCGCCTGCAGGAGCAGGCCCGGATGCAGAGCGGGCTCGGCGGCGCCGACGGCGGCGTGCGGTACGTCAAGGACGGCGAGGAGCATTCGCTCAGGTACGCGGTCATCCCCGAAAACAGCCTGGCCGAGCTCCCTGTCCCCAGCGAAGGCGACATCTTCTTCGACTTCGAGGGCGACCCGCTGTGGCAGGAAAGCGCCACCGGCGTCTGGGGCCTGGAGTACCTGTTCGGTGTCATCGAAGCGCCTACCAAAGCCGGTGCCCACGGCGTATTCAAGCCGTTCTGGGCGCATAGCCGGGAAGCGGAGAAGCAGGCCTTCCTGGACTTCCTCGCCTATGTGGAGAAGCGCCGGCAGGAGTACCCCGACATGCACGTCTACCACTACGCCGCGTATGAGAAGACTGCCTTGCGCAAGCTGTCCGTGATGCACGTGGCGGGCGAGGACACCGTGGACCAGTGGCTCCGCGACGGGCTTCTGGTGGACCTGTACCAGACCGTCCGGAACAGCATCCGCATCTCCGAGAATTCCTACAGCATCAAGAAACTTGAGCCGCTCTACATGGGGCAGAACCTCCGTTCCGGGGAGGTAAAAGACGCCGGCGCCTCCGTGGTTGCCTATGCCCACTACTGCGAGGCGCGCGACAACGGTCGTCCCGCGGAGGCGGACAAAATCCTTGCCGGGATCTCGGACTACAACGAGTACGACTGCCTGTCCACGCTCGAGCTCCGGAACTGGCTCCTGGGCCTGGCGCAGGACCGCGGGATCTCGGCCGGCGGTCAGGGCGGCCGCGCCGGGGCCGGCGGTCAGGTCGGCCGCGCGGGGGCCGACGTCTCCCCGAGCGCCGGGACTTCGACCGGATCTGACCACGAAGACCGGGGAACCGACGTTGCCCTGAGCCCGGCCGAACTCGCACTGACGGAGTTCGCCGCGCCGGGGACCGGTCTGCCGGAGGACGACCGGAAGGCTGTAGCAATGCTAGCGGCGGCCGTGAGTTATCACCGCCGGGAGCGCAAGGCGTTTTGGTGGGCGCACTTCGACCGCTGCGAGCAGGGCCCCGATACCCATGTCCGGGACAGAAACGTCTTCCTCGTCGAATCCGCCGAGATACTGGACGGCTGGCGGCAGGAAGGCACTAAACTCCCCGAACGTCGGGTCAAACTGACTGGCACCGTGAGCCCGGGCTCCGATCTGCGCGTCGGCAGCAAATGGTTCCGGATGTACGACCGCCCGCTTCCTGCCGGGCTGGAGGGAACCGGGAAGGACGGAACCGGACGCAACGGTTGGTTCGGGACGGAAGTCCTGGAGCTGGGACACGAGGACGGCAGTGACACCGTCATCATCCGAGACCGGCTGCACCGGAAGGTGTCACCCCACAATGATCTCCCCATCGCCTTGACGGAGGACCAGCCGCTCGCGACCAAGAGCCTCGAGGACTCGTTGGCTTCTCTGGCTGACAAAGTGGCGGCTGGCCTGGGATCCTCGGTGATTCCCCGTCATCCCGCGCTGGATCTCGTCCGACGCCTGCCGCCACGGCTGGTTACCGGACACTCGTTGCCGCAGCCCGGTGCGGGGCCGGACCGTTTCATAGATGTCATTACCGAGGCTGTCCTGCACCTGGATCACTCGTACCTGGCGGTGCAGGGACCTCCCGGCACCGGCAAGACCCATGTGGGTTCCCACGTCATCGCACGGCTGGTTGCCCGCGGCTGGAAGGTCGGCGTCGTGGGCCAGTCCCACGCTGTCGTAGAGAATCTGCTCAAGACTGCGGTGACCAGCGCCGGAATTGATCCGTCCATCGTCGCCAAGGAAGTGAAACACGCGGACCCCATCCCCTGGGAGCAACGCACAGCGAAGGACGTTGCCCGGCTCCTCGGCTCGCCGGGCGGGGCGCTCGTTGGTGGCACTGCGTGGACCATGACGGGAGCCAATGTCCCCGCCGGATCACTGGACCTGCTGGTGATCGACGAGGCCGGCCAATTCTCCCTGGCCAATACCCTGGCGGTGGCGCAGGCCAGCAGCCGCCTGCTGCTGCTGGGCGATCCCCAGCAGTTGCCGCAGGTCAGCCAAGGCTCGCATCCCGAGCCTGTGGACGAGTCTGCTCTCGGCTGGATATCCGCCGGCCACGCCACGCTGCCGCCGGAATTGGGCTATTTCCTGGCCGACTCGTGGCGAATGACCTCCGCGCTGTGCCGGGCCGTGTCCGAACTGTCCTACGAGGGGCAGCTCCGGTCTGCACCCGCCGCCGAACTCCGGCGGCTTGACGGTGTTTCGGCCGGGATCGAAACAGTACTCGTCGAACACAGCGGCAATATCACGTCCTCGCCCGAGGAGGCCTCGGAAGTCGTTCGCCAAGTGCGGCGGCATCTGGGGTTGCAGTGGCACACCGAACAGGGCTCGCGACCCCTGGGTGCCGACGACATCCTGGTGGTGGCCGCCTATAACGCCCAGGTCAACGTGATCCGCGACGCGCTGGAGGTTGCCGCCCTGTCAGGGGTCCGGGTAGGGACGGTGGACAAGTTCCAGGGCCAGGAAGCGGCGGTGGTGATCGTGTCGATGGCCTGTTCGGCCGTGGCCGAGGCGCCGCGCGGGATGGAGTTCCTGCTCTCGCGCAACCGGATCAACGTGGCGGTCTCCCGCGGGCAGTGGCGGGCCGTGATCGTCCGCGCCACGGAACTGACGAACTACCTGCCAGCGCACCCGGAGGGCATGGAACAGCTGGGCGGCTTCATCGGCCTGTGCCAGCGCTCAGTGGCTTCCTGA
- a CDS encoding SDR family NAD(P)-dependent oxidoreductase yields the protein MSTFPPERTAIITGAVSERGIGRATASYLAAQGWNIGIIDLDDARCKAAAKELAAEHGVKAFGAGANVSDESSVRAAIDAIEAELPQIVALANVAGVSSPVPYLELDAAEWDRVLNINLNGVHYATRRVAESMAKNRIGRIVNISSVSAQRGGGTFSKTPYSVAKAGVIGLTRATARELGEYDITVNAISPGPIDTDIMGGTLSAERKDELTKDLVVNRVGSTRDIAAAIAFLISEDAGYISGQTLNVDGGLYMH from the coding sequence ATGAGCACTTTCCCCCCAGAACGCACCGCGATCATCACCGGTGCCGTGTCCGAGCGAGGCATCGGCCGCGCCACCGCGAGCTACCTGGCGGCACAGGGCTGGAACATCGGCATCATCGATCTCGACGACGCACGCTGCAAGGCTGCGGCCAAGGAACTCGCCGCCGAGCACGGCGTCAAGGCCTTCGGCGCCGGCGCCAACGTTTCCGACGAGAGCTCGGTGCGGGCAGCAATCGACGCCATCGAGGCGGAACTGCCGCAGATCGTGGCGCTCGCCAATGTGGCCGGCGTCAGCTCACCGGTTCCCTACCTGGAGCTCGACGCCGCCGAATGGGACCGGGTGCTGAACATCAACCTCAACGGCGTCCACTACGCCACGCGCCGCGTCGCAGAGTCCATGGCGAAGAACAGGATCGGGCGCATCGTGAACATCTCCTCGGTCTCCGCGCAGCGCGGCGGCGGCACGTTCTCCAAGACGCCGTACTCGGTGGCGAAGGCGGGCGTGATCGGCCTGACCCGTGCAACGGCCCGTGAACTCGGCGAGTACGACATCACGGTCAACGCCATCTCCCCGGGCCCCATCGACACCGACATCATGGGCGGCACCCTCAGTGCGGAACGCAAGGACGAACTCACCAAAGACCTCGTGGTCAACCGCGTTGGCTCCACCCGGGACATCGCAGCAGCCATCGCCTTCCTCATCAGCGAGGACGCCGGGTACATCTCCGGCCAGACGCTGAATGTGGATGGCGGACTCTACATGCACTAA
- a CDS encoding glycoside hydrolase family 32 protein, with protein sequence MTAATATTAETFRPALHYAARNTWLNDPNGLIFHEGVYHLYYQNNPLGSVWGNMSWGHATSPDLLTWTEHPVAISCDEDEDIFSGSIVYDRDNTSGFGTASAAPLVAIYTSAFKPGSAHEGIQAQSLAYSLDGGYTWTKHRANPVLSRGSAEFRDPKVIRYDGGAGSYWVMVAVEAKDFQVVLYKSHDLKDWQPLSSFGPANATGGVWECPDLFPLPVNGDPENLKWVLTVNLNPGGPNNGSAGQYFVGHFDGTTFTSATTITEGLQDPDRLGEYQWLDWGRDYYAAVSFSDAPDNRRLMIAWMNNWEYANEIPTSPWRSPMSLVREVSLQSMDGSWRLVQQAAGDLAPRAEQTPSFSLARVEISDGQHLLDGAAGSVQRIELTVTPGTAEECGLIVRGDGAQGTRIGIRPSEGLIVIDRRESGQTDFHESFASIDTAPIRTTDGSYELTIYVDRCSVEVFAQGGQVTLTELIFPAATSAEVSLYAIGGTAIINSLSVTQYA encoded by the coding sequence ATGACTGCCGCGACCGCCACGACAGCCGAGACATTCCGGCCGGCCCTGCACTACGCCGCACGGAACACCTGGCTCAATGACCCCAACGGCCTGATTTTCCATGAAGGCGTCTACCACCTCTACTACCAGAACAACCCCTTGGGCAGCGTCTGGGGAAACATGTCCTGGGGACACGCCACATCACCTGACCTGCTGACCTGGACCGAACACCCCGTCGCCATCAGCTGTGACGAGGACGAGGACATATTCTCCGGCAGCATCGTCTATGACCGCGACAACACCAGCGGCTTCGGCACCGCGTCCGCCGCCCCGCTGGTCGCCATCTACACCAGCGCCTTCAAACCCGGCTCCGCCCACGAGGGCATCCAAGCCCAGTCCCTGGCCTACAGCCTGGACGGCGGTTACACCTGGACCAAACACCGCGCCAACCCCGTACTCAGCCGCGGATCCGCCGAGTTCCGCGACCCCAAGGTCATCCGCTACGACGGCGGCGCCGGCAGCTACTGGGTCATGGTCGCCGTCGAGGCCAAAGACTTCCAAGTGGTGCTCTACAAGTCGCACGACCTTAAGGACTGGCAGCCCTTGAGCAGCTTCGGCCCCGCAAACGCCACCGGCGGCGTCTGGGAATGCCCGGACCTCTTCCCCCTCCCGGTCAACGGCGACCCGGAAAACCTCAAATGGGTCCTGACAGTAAACCTCAACCCTGGCGGGCCCAACAACGGCTCAGCCGGGCAGTACTTCGTCGGACACTTCGATGGAACCACGTTCACCTCAGCCACCACGATCACCGAAGGCCTCCAGGACCCGGACAGGTTGGGCGAATACCAGTGGCTCGACTGGGGCCGTGACTACTACGCGGCCGTCTCCTTCAGCGACGCCCCAGACAACCGCCGCCTCATGATCGCCTGGATGAACAACTGGGAATACGCCAACGAGATCCCCACCTCCCCGTGGCGCAGCCCCATGTCCCTGGTCCGGGAAGTGTCCCTTCAGTCCATGGATGGGAGCTGGCGGCTGGTGCAGCAGGCCGCAGGGGATCTGGCCCCACGCGCTGAGCAGACCCCCTCATTCAGCCTCGCGAGAGTCGAAATATCCGACGGCCAGCACCTCCTGGACGGCGCAGCGGGCAGCGTCCAACGCATTGAGCTCACCGTTACACCGGGAACAGCCGAGGAATGCGGACTGATTGTCCGTGGCGATGGAGCGCAGGGAACCCGCATCGGCATCCGGCCTAGTGAAGGACTCATCGTCATCGACCGCCGGGAATCCGGGCAAACAGACTTCCACGAATCCTTCGCGTCCATCGACACCGCCCCGATCCGGACGACAGACGGTTCCTACGAGCTAACCATCTATGTGGACCGCTGCTCCGTCGAGGTTTTCGCCCAGGGAGGCCAGGTCACCTTGACCGAATTGATCTTCCCTGCCGCCACCAGCGCCGAGGTCTCGCTTTACGCCATCGGTGGCACAGCAATCATCAATAGCCTGAGTGTCACCCAGTACGCTTAA
- a CDS encoding MFS transporter has protein sequence MTLTTTSTRDLLETPVLKSAISKASRRLMPMLVILYVVAFLDRTNVGFAEAALGVDKGITAGAYALGAGIFFIGYALFEIPSNLLLTKYGAKVWLARIAITWGIVSACFAFVQGETSFIILRFLLGVTEAGLFPGVIMFLAAWFPNKVRVKMFAIFYLAQPFSQMMGAPLSGWLINIGDQVPGVAGWQVMFFVEGMLAVVAGIAAYFFLINSPQDAKFLTKEEKNALLEVMALEDTVKEESGPRGVLAAMKNRKVWYFTVIYFCLQIAVYGVTFYLPQQVAQLTGQKVGLAVGLMAAIPWFFGIFACYFIGRAANTVIRRRIWGTGLFISTGLCIFGSAWAGANHIPALGIIFITLAVCSFLSIGPIAWSYPTAFLTGTAAAAGIGLINSLGNLGGFVAPILRTSVNQITASDTGTMGVYALGVLPFLAAAMMFATKRFKNKADELLEE, from the coding sequence ATGACGTTAACAACAACGTCCACCAGGGATCTCCTGGAGACGCCGGTACTGAAATCGGCCATCTCCAAGGCGTCCCGCAGGCTCATGCCCATGCTGGTGATCCTTTATGTCGTGGCCTTCCTGGACCGCACCAACGTGGGCTTCGCCGAGGCCGCCCTGGGCGTGGACAAGGGCATCACCGCAGGCGCCTACGCATTGGGCGCCGGGATCTTCTTCATCGGCTACGCCCTGTTCGAAATCCCCAGCAACCTGCTCCTGACCAAGTATGGCGCCAAGGTCTGGCTGGCCCGCATCGCCATCACCTGGGGCATCGTCTCCGCCTGCTTCGCGTTCGTCCAGGGCGAGACCTCGTTCATCATCCTGCGGTTCCTGCTGGGTGTCACCGAGGCCGGGCTGTTCCCGGGCGTCATCATGTTCCTCGCGGCGTGGTTCCCCAACAAGGTCCGCGTCAAGATGTTCGCCATCTTCTACCTGGCCCAGCCGTTCTCCCAGATGATGGGCGCCCCGCTGTCCGGCTGGCTGATCAACATCGGCGACCAGGTTCCCGGTGTTGCCGGCTGGCAGGTCATGTTCTTCGTCGAAGGCATGCTTGCAGTCGTCGCCGGTATCGCCGCGTACTTCTTCCTGATCAACAGCCCGCAGGACGCCAAGTTCCTGACCAAGGAGGAGAAGAACGCGCTCCTGGAAGTCATGGCGCTGGAGGACACCGTCAAGGAAGAGTCCGGCCCGCGCGGCGTCCTCGCCGCCATGAAGAACCGCAAGGTCTGGTACTTCACCGTCATCTACTTCTGCCTGCAGATCGCCGTCTACGGCGTGACGTTCTACCTGCCGCAGCAGGTGGCCCAGCTGACCGGCCAGAAGGTGGGCCTCGCCGTCGGCCTGATGGCCGCCATCCCGTGGTTCTTCGGCATCTTCGCCTGCTACTTCATCGGCAGGGCCGCCAACACCGTGATCCGCCGCCGGATCTGGGGCACCGGGCTGTTCATCTCCACCGGACTCTGCATCTTCGGCTCCGCGTGGGCCGGCGCGAACCACATCCCGGCACTCGGCATCATCTTCATCACCCTCGCCGTCTGCAGCTTCCTCTCCATCGGCCCCATCGCCTGGTCCTACCCGACGGCGTTCCTCACCGGAACGGCTGCGGCCGCGGGTATCGGCCTGATCAACTCGCTCGGCAACCTGGGCGGCTTCGTCGCTCCGATCCTGCGGACCTCGGTCAACCAGATCACCGCCTCGGACACCGGAACCATGGGGGTCTACGCCCTGGGCGTGCTGCCGTTCCTGGCCGCGGCCATGATGTTCGCAACCAAGCGGTTCAAGAACAAGGCCGACGAGCTGCTGGAGGAGTAA
- a CDS encoding triose-phosphate isomerase family protein, whose amino-acid sequence MQQSPGSQTSSARILVGVSTKMYLGYRDSLDWLERLRHEVDTRPALAAGRVVPFVIPSFPVLPAAAGLLADSPLLLGAQNCGWADGPWTGEVAPSMLAELGVRLVEIGHAERRQHFGEDDAMVARKVRAADDAGLTPLLCVGERDAGQPAPAADFVYRQIRSAVDGDWNLAGRLTIAYEPVWAIGAAEPAAAAYVSDVVQRLRGRLAAAGVPELPVIYGGSAKPGLLPTLEGVSGLFLGRFAHDPVNFGTVLDEALLLADGFPSADAVHRD is encoded by the coding sequence ATGCAGCAGAGCCCCGGCAGCCAGACCTCCAGCGCCCGCATCCTGGTGGGGGTCAGCACCAAGATGTACCTGGGATACCGGGACAGCCTGGACTGGCTGGAGCGGCTGCGGCACGAAGTGGATACTCGTCCGGCTCTCGCGGCCGGGCGGGTTGTCCCGTTCGTCATTCCGTCCTTCCCCGTCCTGCCCGCGGCAGCAGGGCTGCTGGCAGATTCACCGCTGCTGCTCGGCGCCCAGAACTGCGGCTGGGCGGACGGCCCGTGGACCGGGGAGGTGGCACCGTCCATGCTCGCGGAACTCGGGGTCCGGCTCGTGGAAATCGGCCACGCCGAACGCCGCCAGCACTTCGGCGAAGACGATGCCATGGTGGCCCGCAAGGTCCGGGCAGCGGATGACGCCGGGCTCACGCCGCTGCTGTGCGTGGGGGAGCGCGACGCCGGCCAGCCGGCGCCCGCCGCGGACTTTGTGTACCGCCAGATCAGGTCCGCCGTCGACGGCGACTGGAACCTCGCGGGCCGGCTCACCATCGCGTACGAACCCGTCTGGGCCATCGGCGCGGCGGAGCCCGCCGCCGCGGCGTACGTGTCCGACGTCGTCCAACGGCTCCGCGGACGGCTCGCCGCGGCCGGGGTGCCGGAGCTGCCGGTCATCTACGGCGGCTCCGCCAAGCCCGGACTGCTGCCCACGCTCGAGGGTGTCTCAGGCCTGTTCCTGGGTCGGTTTGCGCACGATCCGGTGAACTTCGGCACGGTGCTGGATGAGGCACTCCTGCTGGCGGACGGTTTCCCCTCGGCGGACGCCGTCCACCGGGATTAG